From Pseudomonas sp. stari2:
GGGTACTGCGCCCTGAAAGGCTTCCGGCGCGATAAAGCTCGGGGTTCCGGGGAGGGTCGACGGGGCGTCCTGCGACAGACCGGGGCAATACGCCAGACCGAAATCCAGCAGACGCAACTCGCCGTCGTCCCCCAGGTGCAGGTTTTCCGGTTTGATGTCGCGGTGCAGGATCTGCCGTCGATGCAACAGGCCGATAGCCCGCAACAGGCGTTCGGCCAGATCCTGCCACTGGGCCAGTGGCAGAGGGCCGCTTTGTTCGAATAGCTGAGCCAGGGTCGTCCCTGAATATTCACGCATCACGTAGTACAAATGCTGACGCTGACCGGCGCTATGGACTTCGGGAAAGTGCCGCCCGGCGACGCGTTTGAGAAACCACTCCTCCGCCAGCAAGGCTTGACCGGCCTGGGCATCGTCTGCCAGTTGTGCAGGCAACGTTTTCAAAAGCCAGGCTTGGCCCTGGCCATCGAGCACGCGATACAGCAATGATTGCTGGCTCTGACCGACGATCCCTTGTACCTGCCAGCCTTCGAATGCCTGACCCGGTTTCAGCGGCGGGGGCAGCGGCCACTGCTGCAAATGAATCAGCGCATCGCCAAGGCTGGCCTCGCCGACGGCATCCACGCGCACCAATAAGGCACTGGCATTGTCCTGACTGCCGGCCAGATGCGCGGCGTTGACCAGAGTTTGCGCGGCACTTTGCAGGTCCGGTTGATCGCGGAGAATCCCGGCGATAGCAGTATCGCCGAGCGACGCCCACACGCCATCACTGAGCAGCACGAAACATTCGTCCTCACACAGTTCACCGTCGAGAAAATCCAGCACCAGATGCTGATCCAGCCCCAGTGCGCGCTTGAGCACATGCTGCATGCCCGGTTGATCCCAGACGTGATCCTCGCTGATCCGCTGCAAGGTCTCGTTGTGCCAGCGATAGACCCGGCAATCACCGACATGCGCCAGGGTAAATTGCCGGCCCCGCAGGACCAGCGCACTGACCGTAGTGAGCAGCGGCTGGCCGCCACCGTTGACCTGCAACCAGCGGTTTTGCGCGAGCAGCAGACGATCGAGGGCCTGGGCCACGCTCCAGGTTTCCGGGGTGGCGTAGTAGTCCAGCGCCAGTGCCTGCAAGGTCGAACGCGCCGCCAGACCGCCATCGGCGCACTGGCTGACGCCGTCGGCGATGGCGAACAGAAACCCCTTGCTGGCAGCCAGCGCCGGGGCCGGAGTCACCAGGCGCAAGGCATCCTGGTTTTCCACGCGGGGGCCGGTGGCGCTGGCTTCGGCAAAGCTCAGTTGCAGAGCCATTCGGGCCTCAGACCCGGGCAGCGGTCACGGCCGCCGAACCCCAAGTGGTTCTCCAGCGACGTTTGACCCCGTGCAGACCGAACCACGCCAACACACCCAGGCTGGCGAACAACCACAGCGCCAGTTGATAGCTGCCGGTGCTCTGTTTGATAGCTCCCATGCCTGCTGCCAAAGCGAAACCGCCGATGCCGCCGGCCATTCCGATCAGGCCAGTCATCACACCGATCTCGCGGCGAAAACGCTGAGGCACCAGTTGGAACACCGCGCCATTACCTGCGCCGAGACCGAGCATGGTGCAGACGAAAAGTGCCAGCGCCGCATAGGAACTGGGCAGATTGAAGCCGACGGCCGCGATGCAGACCGCCGCCACCGTATACATCGCCAGCAACGTGCGAATCCCGCCGAAACGGTCAGCCAGCGCGCCGCCCAGCGGGCGCATCAGGCTGCCGCCGAACACACAGGCCGCGGTGTAATAACCGGCGGTCACCGGGCTCAAACCGTATTGATCGTTGAAGTAACCGGGCAGGGCGCTGGCCAGGCCGATGAAGCCGCCGAAGGTGACGCTGTAGAAAAACATGAACCACCAACTGTCGCGGTCGCCCAGGGCTTTGAAGTAGTCGGCCATGGATTTGGCTTTTGGTCGCTCCGGTGCGTTTTTCGCCAGCCAGGCAAACAGCACCAGGGTCAGGATCAGCGGGATCAGGGCGAAACCGAATACATTGCTCCAGCCGAACGCCGCCGCCAAAACCGGGGCAATCAACGCCGCGAACACGGTCCCGGAATTGCCGGCCCCGGCAATCCCCATCGCCTTGCCCTGATGCTCCGGCGGATACCACTGCGAGGCCAGCGGCAGCGCCACGGCAAACGAAGCGCCGGCCATGCCGAGGAACAAGCCAAGCAGAAGCGCCTGTTCGTAACTGTGGATACCGAGTTTCCAGGCGCCGAACAGCGCGCAGATCACGATCACCTGACCAATCAGCCCGGCGGTTTTCGGCGACAGGCGATCGGCAAGCATGCCCATCGCAAAGCGCAGCACGGCGCCGGCCAGAATCGGCGTGGCCACCACGAGGCCGCGCTGCTGGGTCGTCAGGTGCAGGTCGGCGGCAATCTGCACCGCCAGCGGGCCGAGCAGGTACCAGACCATGAAGCTCAGGTCGAAATACAGGAAGGCCGCGAACAGAGTCGGGGTGTGGCCGGATTTCCAGAAGCTTTTATTCATCGCGCACCTCAGCGGTAGAGAATCTCGAGAAGGAGTCAGAACCAGCACAGTGGGGCGCCGCCACGGCCGCACCACCGGCCCCGGTCAATGGGGCCAAAACGCAAAAACGCCGCTACCCGGATCGCCGAAAGTGGGCAACGAGGGTGAGCGACGTCTTTGTCGTGGGTGGGGCAACCGCCGTTGGTTACCTGTAGCGATTGCTTAGCGAGATCTGTGCCAGCTCAGCCAAGCAACTCGCTCATGGCAATGATCTGCTCCGCCACCTGAATCAGTTTCTGCTGGCGGCTCATGGCCTGGCGGCGCATCAGGGTGTAGGCCTCTTCTTCGTTGCACTCCTTCATTTTCATCAGCAGCCCTTTGGCCAGTTCGATGCGTTTGCGCTCGGCCAGTTGCTGGTCGCGGGCCTGAAGTTGGGCGCGCAGTGCCTGGTCGCTTTCGAAGCGGGCCATGGCCACGTCGAGAATCGGCTGCAAGCGTTGTGCGTGAATGCCTTCGACGATGTAGGCACTGACCCCGGACTTGATCGCCTGACGCATCACGCCGGGGTCGTGCTCGTCGGTGAACATCACGATCGGCCGTGGCTGGTCGCGGCTGACCAGCACCACTTGTTCCATCACATCGCGGCTTGGTGACTCGGTATCGATCAGGATCACGTCCGGGCGCACCGTTTCGACGCGTGCGGGCAGGTCGATGGTCAGGCCGGACTCATCGATGACCTCGAAACCGGCCTCGGCCAGCGCAGCTTTAAGGCGCCCGACTTTTTTCGCTGTGTCGTTGATCAGTAGAATGCGCAACATGTTCGCGGTCTCCTGTCAGCGGTGGGCGAGCAGAGGGGCGTTGTTGCTCAACGCGTGCAGCTTGAAGCTTTGCGCGTAAGCGGCCGGGTCGCTGCCGTCCCAGACCTTGCCGTCGATCAGCTGGCTGCTGCGCATATCCTCGGTGCCAACTGGCACACCGACAGTGCTGGCCGCGTCGCGGTACAGCGTCAGTTGCTGCACTTGACGGGCGACGGCGAGGTAATCCGGGTCGTCACGCAGCAAACCCCAACGGCGGAACTGGGTCATGAACCACATGCCATCTGACAGGTACGGCAGATTCACCTTGCCATCGCCGTGAAAGCGCAGTGCGTGCGGATCCTGCCAGCGGTTGCCCAGACCGTCGTCGTAGTCTCCGAGAAAACGCGGCTCGATGCAGGAAACCGGGGCGTCGAGGTACTCGGCGGCGCTGAGCAGGTGCGCGGTGCTGCGGCGGTTTTCCGGGCTTTCTTCGATAAAACGGCTGGCTTCGAGGATCGCCATCACCAGCGCCCGGGCCGTGTTGGGGTATTGCTCGACGAAGGCGCGGGTGCAGCCGAGGACTTTTTCCGGATGGTCGGGCCAGATAGTCTGGCTG
This genomic window contains:
- a CDS encoding protein kinase; the protein is MALQLSFAEASATGPRVENQDALRLVTPAPALAASKGFLFAIADGVSQCADGGLAARSTLQALALDYYATPETWSVAQALDRLLLAQNRWLQVNGGGQPLLTTVSALVLRGRQFTLAHVGDCRVYRWHNETLQRISEDHVWDQPGMQHVLKRALGLDQHLVLDFLDGELCEDECFVLLSDGVWASLGDTAIAGILRDQPDLQSAAQTLVNAAHLAGSQDNASALLVRVDAVGEASLGDALIHLQQWPLPPPLKPGQAFEGWQVQGIVGQSQQSLLYRVLDGQGQAWLLKTLPAQLADDAQAGQALLAEEWFLKRVAGRHFPEVHSAGQRQHLYYVMREYSGTTLAQLFEQSGPLPLAQWQDLAERLLRAIGLLHRRQILHRDIKPENLHLGDDGELRLLDFGLAYCPGLSQDAPSTLPGTPSFIAPEAFQGAVPSAQQDLYAVGVTLYFLLTGHFPYGEIEAFQRPRFGVPVSAGRYRPDLPEWLAQCLERGVAADPLQRYETAEEWLLILEQGERRSLNVRPRPLLEREPLKVWRTLALLALLGNLVLLFLLFHG
- a CDS encoding NarK/NasA family nitrate transporter gives rise to the protein MNKSFWKSGHTPTLFAAFLYFDLSFMVWYLLGPLAVQIAADLHLTTQQRGLVVATPILAGAVLRFAMGMLADRLSPKTAGLIGQVIVICALFGAWKLGIHSYEQALLLGLFLGMAGASFAVALPLASQWYPPEHQGKAMGIAGAGNSGTVFAALIAPVLAAAFGWSNVFGFALIPLILTLVLFAWLAKNAPERPKAKSMADYFKALGDRDSWWFMFFYSVTFGGFIGLASALPGYFNDQYGLSPVTAGYYTAACVFGGSLMRPLGGALADRFGGIRTLLAMYTVAAVCIAAVGFNLPSSYAALALFVCTMLGLGAGNGAVFQLVPQRFRREIGVMTGLIGMAGGIGGFALAAGMGAIKQSTGSYQLALWLFASLGVLAWFGLHGVKRRWRTTWGSAAVTAARV
- a CDS encoding ANTAR domain-containing response regulator, whose protein sequence is MLRILLINDTAKKVGRLKAALAEAGFEVIDESGLTIDLPARVETVRPDVILIDTESPSRDVMEQVVLVSRDQPRPIVMFTDEHDPGVMRQAIKSGVSAYIVEGIHAQRLQPILDVAMARFESDQALRAQLQARDQQLAERKRIELAKGLLMKMKECNEEEAYTLMRRQAMSRQQKLIQVAEQIIAMSELLG